From a single Anomaloglossus baeobatrachus isolate aAnoBae1 chromosome 4, aAnoBae1.hap1, whole genome shotgun sequence genomic region:
- the DAPK2 gene encoding death-associated protein kinase 2: MAVFKQQKVEDLYIIADELGSGQFAIVKRCKERKTGIDYAAKFIKKRQSRASRRGVTREEIEREVDILRDIQHPNIITLQDVYENKTDVVLILELVSGGELFDFLAQKESLSEEEATRFIKQILEGVNYLHTRKIAHFDLKPENIMLLDKAIAVPHIKLIDFGLAHKIEDGVEFKNIFGTPEFVAPEIVNYEPLGLAVDMWSIGVITYILLSGASPFLGENKQETLSNITAINYEFDEEFFSHTSDLAKDFIRKLLVKDTRKRLTIQEALSHPWITTHQSKEENKIHDNKRTAMRKLKAKRLKEYTMKSHSSMPPNNTYVNFERFAQVVEDLTSAEHIYSSLATNYDSLQEDVEALISIYNEKEAWYKEENENVRHSLSQLRYESRKVESMKKNLNHDIHFVESNVRNVAVRYADLESRYESLNKEITEDLKRIQDLVGGFQEGNAGYDCGNFGAVFNRDISESFMNLLNGSCSEDLFERLNLRNTDSRF, encoded by the exons TGGACAGTTTGCCATTGTAAAAAGGTGCAAAGAGAGGAAGACTGGGATAGATTACGCTGCCAAATTTATCAAGAAGAGGCAAAGTCGTGCCAGTCGTAGAGGAGTGACTCGGGAGGAGATAGAACGGGAGGTGGACATCCTACGAGATATTCAGCATCCTAACATCATCACCCTGCAGGATGTGTATGAAAACAAGACTGATGTGGTCCTCATCCTGGAGCT TGTTTCAGGAGGAGAACTCTTTGATTTTCTGGCTCAGAAGGAGTCATTGAGCGAAGAAGAGGCTACCAGGTTTATCAAACAGATACTAGAAGGCGTTAATTATCTGCACACACGCAAAATTGCACACTTTGACTTAAAG CCAGAAAACATTATGCTGTTGGATAAAGCAATTGCTGTGCCCCATATCAAGCTTATCGACTTCGGCTTGGCGCATAAAATTGAAGATGGAGTAGAATTTAAGAATATTTTTGGCACACCAGAATTTGTAG CTCCTGAAATTGTGAACTATGAACCACTTGGCCTGGCTGTAGATATGTG GAGCATTGGTGTAATCACATACATATT GTTAAGTGGAGCATCCCCATTTTTGGGAGAGAACAAACAGGAGACGCTTTCCAACATTACGGCCATTAATTACGAGTTTGATGAGGAATTCTTCAGTCACACCAGTGATTTGGCTAAAGACTTTATCAGGAAGCTGCTTGTGAAGGACACAAG GAAGCGTCTTACTATCCAGGAAGCTCTTTCACATCCAtggataaca ACACATCAgtccaaagaagaaaacaaaaTTCATGACAACAAGAGAACAGCCATGCGGAAACTGAAGGCTAAGAGATTAAAGGAATATACCATGAAGTCGCACTCCAGCATGCCCCCCAACAACACATATGTTAATTTTGAGCgctttgcacaagttgtggaagacTTGACTAGTGCAGAACATATATACAGCTCTTTGGCTACAAACTATGATTCTCTACAAGAAGATGTAGAAGCTCTGATATCTATCTACAATGAAAAGGAGGCCTGGTATAAAGAAGAGAATGAGAATGTGAGGCATAGTCTCTCCCAACTGCGATATGAGAGTCGGAAAGTGGAGTCTATGAAGAAGAACCTAAATCATGACATTCACTTTGTAGAATCCAACGTAAGAAATGTAGCTGTAAGGTACGCTGATTTGGAGTCACGATATGAATCTCTAAACAAAGAAATTACAGAGGATCTTAAAAGGATTCAAGACTTGGTGGGTGGATTTCAAGAAGGAAATGCGGGTTATGATTGTGGAAACTTTGGTGCTGTATTCAACAGAGATATAAGTGAGTCGTTCATGAATCTTCTGAATGGATCATGCAGTGAAGATCTTTTCGAACGACTAAATCTCAGAAACACAGACTCTAGGTTTTAG